Genomic window (Syntrophales bacterium):
CCGACCCAATTTGCGTTCCGTGTTCGAGGCATGAGACAAGCCATGAGCAACCCGGAAGAAATCGAATGCAAGCGTTGCGGCAAGTGCTGCCTTGCCGATATGCTCGACTACGCCGCCGAGGAGGAGAAGGAACGCTGGCAGCGGGAGGGGCGGGACGACATCCTCGGGATCATCGAGCAGCACCACGGCGTCTGGATGGGGGACCACATCGTCTCGGCGAACAACGGCCATACGTTCCGGGGCTGCCCCTTCCTGGAGTGGGAGAACGGCCTCACCCGCTGTGCCATCTACGAAACGCGGCCCCGGGTCTGCCGGGAGTTTCGGCCCGGCTCCTCGGAGATCTGTCCCCGGTTCCGGGGAAACGAACAGGAGGAAGCGGGTCCTTGACCTCTCCGGAGACGACAGACTGCCATGTTCTCGTGATCGGGGCCGGAGGCGCCGGGGTCCGGGCGGCCGTCGAGGCGTCCCGGTACGGCGAGACCGTGCTGCTGTCGAAGGCGATCGCCGGCAAGGGCGGCTGCACCCCCATGGCTGAAGGGGGGTACAATGCGGCCATTCGGTCGCAGGACTCCGTTGAGGCCCACCTCCGGGAGACCATCGAGAGCGGCGCCTTCCTGAACGACCCGATCCTGGCGGGGACACTGGTCCGGAACGCCCCGGAGCGCCTCCGGGACCTGCTCCGCCGGGGGGCCGTCTTCGACGTCACGGAGAATGGCGAGGTCGCCCAGCGCTATTTCGGCGGCCAGAAGTACCCCCGGACCTGCTACGCCGGCGACCGCACGGGCCACGAGATCATGACGACCCTGATGGAGTGGC
Coding sequences:
- a CDS encoding YkgJ family cysteine cluster protein; protein product: MSNPEEIECKRCGKCCLADMLDYAAEEEKERWQREGRDDILGIIEQHHGVWMGDHIVSANNGHTFRGCPFLEWENGLTRCAIYETRPRVCREFRPGSSEICPRFRGNEQEEAGP